In Phenylobacterium zucineum HLK1, one DNA window encodes the following:
- a CDS encoding histidine phosphatase family protein → MILLLRHGETHWNVERRIQGRRESALTPRGERQAAAMGRLVADLIRMEPPADWRLAASPLLRAQATAQAVAARAGLRIDTDERLAEICCGDWEGKLRSEVGAGGPEWFFGAPGGETFEEVMARVESFLADLPPEPRRRMVVVSHGVTGRLLRGAYAGLPRAETLAQDVPQDAVYRLAGGQVDRFDCEPID, encoded by the coding sequence GTGATCCTGCTGCTCCGTCACGGGGAGACCCACTGGAACGTCGAGCGGCGGATCCAGGGACGGCGGGAGTCCGCGCTGACGCCCCGGGGCGAACGGCAGGCGGCGGCCATGGGGCGTCTCGTGGCCGACCTGATCCGAATGGAGCCGCCGGCGGACTGGCGCTTGGCGGCGAGCCCGCTCCTGCGCGCCCAGGCTACGGCGCAGGCGGTGGCTGCGCGGGCGGGCCTTCGCATAGACACCGACGAGCGGCTTGCCGAGATCTGCTGCGGCGATTGGGAGGGTAAGCTCCGTTCGGAGGTCGGCGCGGGCGGGCCCGAGTGGTTCTTCGGCGCGCCGGGCGGCGAGACCTTCGAGGAGGTCATGGCCCGGGTGGAGAGCTTCCTGGCCGACCTGCCGCCCGAGCCCCGGCGGCGGATGGTGGTGGTCAGTCACGGCGTCACCGGCCGGCTGCTGCGCGGCGCCTACGCCGGCCTCCCGCGCGCCGAAACCCTGGCCCAGGACGTGCCGCAGGACGCAGTCTACCGGCTGGCCGGCGGACAGGTGGACCGGTTCGACTGCGAGCCGATCGACTGA